The following proteins come from a genomic window of Sphingosinicella flava:
- a CDS encoding thiamine phosphate synthase: MRRRQSPSPPIPRLWLMTDERLGDRLWAALERLPRGSGIVFRHYRLPKAERRKMFGQVARIARRRNLMLVAAAADGLTTARLDGVHNHTGRPHIHAGFRTASAHNLREVIAACRRGADIVFLSPVYATRSHPGAKGIGALRFGLLARGSRVPVIALGGMNAARGRRMKGLGAYGWAGIDAWS, translated from the coding sequence ATGCGCCGCCGCCAGTCCCCTTCCCCGCCCATTCCGCGCCTGTGGCTGATGACCGACGAGCGGCTGGGCGACAGGCTGTGGGCGGCACTTGAACGGCTTCCGCGCGGAAGCGGGATCGTCTTCCGGCACTATCGGCTGCCAAAGGCGGAGCGGCGGAAGATGTTCGGCCAGGTCGCCCGCATCGCCCGCCGCCGCAATCTCATGCTCGTGGCGGCGGCTGCGGATGGATTGACGACAGCCCGCCTGGACGGCGTGCATAATCATACCGGCCGGCCGCATATTCATGCCGGCTTCCGCACCGCCTCCGCGCACAATTTGCGGGAAGTGATCGCGGCGTGCCGAAGGGGCGCCGATATCGTCTTTCTCTCCCCTGTCTACGCCACCCGCTCGCATCCGGGCGCCAAAGGCATCGGAGCGCTGCGTTTCGGCCTGCTGGCGCGGGGTTCCAGGGTTCCGGTCATCGCGTTGGGGGGCATGAACGCGGCGCGAGGGCGGCGGATGAAAGGTCTCGGCGCCTATGGCTGGGCGGGGATCGATGCGTGGAGCTGA
- a CDS encoding DUF3576 domain-containing protein → MKRSLHLGAALAAALALSGCQWIRDDINKSLGKDQADPVQKADLAASQVTSIGVNAYLWKAALETLSFAPLAQVDSNGGVIVTDWYANPNSPAERMKVTATILDRDLRADALRVAASRQVSQNGQWVDAPVAAATVQKLEEIILTKARDLRRAAVVN, encoded by the coding sequence ATGAAGCGTTCCCTCCACCTTGGCGCGGCCCTTGCCGCCGCCCTCGCCCTTTCCGGTTGCCAATGGATACGGGACGACATCAACAAATCCCTCGGCAAGGATCAGGCCGATCCGGTGCAGAAGGCGGATCTGGCGGCCAGCCAGGTGACGTCGATCGGCGTCAACGCCTATTTGTGGAAAGCCGCGCTCGAGACCTTGTCCTTCGCGCCACTCGCCCAGGTCGATTCGAACGGTGGCGTGATCGTCACCGATTGGTATGCCAACCCGAACAGCCCGGCCGAGCGGATGAAGGTGACCGCGACGATCCTCGACCGCGATCTGCGCGCCGACGCGTTGCGCGTCGCGGCGTCGCGCCAGGTTTCGCAGAACGGCCAGTGGGTGGATGCGCCGGTCGCCGCCGCGACCGTCCAGAAGCTGGAGGAGATCATCCTCACCAAGGCCCGCGACTTGCGCCGGGCAGCCGTGGTCAACTAA
- the leuS gene encoding leucine--tRNA ligase, which yields MAARFNPLDADARWQRVWEERGVFHASDTSPKPKSYVLEMFPYPSGRIHMGHVRNYTMGDVLARYRRMQGFEVLHPMGWDAFGMPAENAAMEKKVHPGDWTRANIATMRAQLKRLGFAFDWSRELATCEPDYYGQEQALFLDLYEAGLVYRKQSEVNWDPVDMTVLANEQVIDGRGWRSGALVERRKLNQWFLKITDFAEELLDGLDALEDWPEKVRLMQKNWIGKSMGLRFRFQLASPITGHDEVEVFTTRPDTIFGASFVAVAADHPIALGLSDNPEVAAFIAECKQGGTTAAELETAEKKGFDTGIRVRHPLDPDWHLPLYIANFVLMDYGTGAVFGVPGHDQRDFEFASKYGLPINRVVASSLDEAGQPIGGEAETGGGVIVNSRFLDGMDVEAAKAAVIARAENGGWGRGTTVWRLRDWGVSRQRYWGTPIPIIHCEACGPVGVPKDQLPVALPEDVSFDIPGNPLERHPTWSKADCPQCGAAARRETDTLDTFVDSSWYFIRFASQPDDKPFDKAVAASWLPVAQYIGGVEHAILHLLYARFWTRALQRIGKLDVAEPFQGLFTQGMVTHETYRAGDGSWLSPDEVRCEGDDWIHIESGQPVTAGRVEKMSKSKKNVVDPEPIVDQYGADAVRWFMLSDSPPERDLPWSEAGIEGAWRFVQRLWRLADENVAAEGQDKALDRKLHQTIASVAANIESLAFNKAVANIYELTSAIEKAAPSASRSAAIRALLRIVAPMVPHLAEEAWAALGEPGLIADAAWPEVDAALLVEDEVTIAVQVNGKLRDTLTVAKDLPGPELEQAALASDKIARALDGKAPRKVIVVPNRLVNIVA from the coding sequence ATGGCAGCGCGTTTCAACCCGCTCGACGCCGACGCCCGTTGGCAAAGGGTCTGGGAAGAAAGGGGCGTGTTCCACGCGTCCGACACGAGCCCCAAGCCCAAAAGCTATGTGCTGGAGATGTTTCCCTATCCGTCGGGACGCATCCATATGGGCCACGTCCGCAATTACACGATGGGCGACGTCCTCGCCCGCTATCGCCGCATGCAGGGCTTCGAGGTCTTGCACCCGATGGGCTGGGACGCCTTCGGCATGCCCGCCGAAAATGCCGCGATGGAAAAGAAGGTGCATCCGGGCGACTGGACCCGCGCCAATATCGCGACGATGCGGGCGCAGCTGAAGCGCCTCGGCTTCGCGTTCGACTGGAGCCGCGAGCTCGCCACCTGCGAGCCCGATTATTACGGGCAGGAACAGGCGCTGTTCCTCGATCTTTATGAAGCGGGCCTCGTCTACCGCAAGCAGAGCGAGGTGAATTGGGATCCGGTCGACATGACCGTGCTCGCCAACGAGCAAGTGATCGATGGGCGCGGCTGGCGTTCCGGTGCCTTAGTCGAGCGGCGTAAGCTCAATCAATGGTTCCTGAAGATCACCGATTTCGCGGAGGAATTGCTCGACGGCCTCGATGCCCTGGAGGATTGGCCGGAAAAGGTCCGGCTGATGCAGAAGAACTGGATCGGCAAGAGCATGGGGCTCCGCTTCCGGTTCCAGCTCGCATCGCCCATAACAGGGCATGACGAGGTCGAGGTGTTCACCACCCGGCCCGACACGATCTTCGGCGCGAGCTTTGTCGCCGTCGCCGCCGACCACCCAATCGCGCTGGGCCTCTCGGACAATCCCGAGGTCGCCGCCTTCATCGCCGAATGCAAGCAGGGCGGCACGACCGCCGCCGAGCTCGAAACGGCGGAAAAGAAGGGGTTCGACACCGGCATCCGCGTACGCCACCCGCTCGATCCCGACTGGCACTTGCCGCTCTACATCGCCAATTTCGTGCTGATGGATTATGGCACCGGCGCCGTGTTCGGTGTGCCGGGGCACGACCAGCGCGATTTCGAATTCGCGTCCAAATATGGGCTTCCCATCAACCGCGTCGTTGCCTCGAGCCTTGACGAAGCGGGCCAGCCAATCGGCGGTGAAGCGGAAACGGGCGGCGGCGTGATCGTCAACAGCCGCTTTCTCGACGGCATGGACGTCGAAGCCGCCAAGGCCGCCGTCATCGCCCGCGCCGAGAACGGCGGCTGGGGCCGGGGCACGACCGTCTGGCGCCTGCGCGACTGGGGCGTGTCGCGCCAGCGTTATTGGGGCACGCCGATCCCGATCATCCATTGCGAGGCGTGCGGTCCCGTGGGGGTGCCGAAGGATCAGCTGCCGGTGGCACTGCCGGAAGATGTCAGTTTCGACATTCCCGGCAACCCGCTGGAACGTCATCCCACTTGGAGCAAGGCCGATTGCCCGCAATGCGGCGCGGCGGCGCGGCGGGAGACGGACACGCTCGACACCTTCGTCGATTCGAGCTGGTATTTCATCCGCTTCGCCAGCCAGCCGGACGACAAGCCGTTCGACAAGGCGGTCGCGGCCAGCTGGCTGCCCGTCGCCCAATATATTGGCGGCGTGGAACATGCGATCCTGCACCTGCTCTACGCCCGTTTCTGGACGCGCGCGCTGCAGCGGATCGGCAAGCTGGACGTCGCCGAGCCGTTCCAGGGCCTGTTCACGCAAGGGATGGTGACGCACGAAACCTATAGAGCGGGCGACGGCAGCTGGCTGTCCCCTGACGAAGTGCGCTGCGAAGGCGACGATTGGATCCACATCGAAAGCGGCCAGCCGGTCACCGCCGGCCGCGTCGAGAAGATGTCGAAATCCAAGAAGAACGTCGTCGATCCCGAGCCGATCGTCGACCAATATGGCGCCGACGCCGTGCGCTGGTTCATGCTGTCCGACAGCCCGCCCGAGCGCGACCTGCCGTGGAGCGAGGCGGGGATCGAAGGCGCCTGGCGCTTCGTCCAGCGCCTGTGGCGCCTGGCGGATGAGAATGTGGCGGCAGAGGGGCAGGACAAGGCGCTCGACCGCAAGCTCCACCAGACCATCGCCAGTGTCGCCGCCAACATTGAGTCGCTCGCCTTCAACAAGGCGGTGGCGAATATCTACGAATTGACCAGCGCGATCGAGAAAGCGGCGCCTTCGGCCTCGCGTAGCGCCGCCATCCGCGCCCTCCTGCGCATCGTCGCGCCGATGGTGCCGCATCTCGCCGAGGAGGCCTGGGCCGCGCTTGGCGAGCCGGGCTTGATCGCCGACGCCGCCTGGCCCGAGGTGGATGCCGCCCTTTTGGTCGAGGATGAGGTGACCATCGCCGTCCAGGTCAACGGCAAACTGCGCGACACGCTCACCGTCGCGAAAGATCTGCCCGGACCGGAGCTGGAACAGGCCGCCTTGGCCAGCGACAAGATCGCCCGCGCGCTCGACGGCAAGGCGCCGCGCAAGGTGATCGTCGTTCCGAACCGGCTGGTCAACATCGTCGCATGA
- the lptE gene encoding LPS assembly lipoprotein LptE, whose translation MRTAIALAAAFLMSGCGLRPLYGGGGQGAVVRTLSGVDVAPIPGRAGWLVRTALQDRLRAAGDAAPRYRLQIVLDDEITGYGIRADNATTRERRTLRARYQLVDAALGTVLLDATAGSDAGIDVVSSEYATVAAEETALERLSAELADQIVARVALYAARENP comes from the coding sequence ATGAGGACCGCGATCGCCCTCGCCGCCGCTTTCTTGATGAGCGGGTGCGGCTTGCGCCCGCTCTATGGGGGCGGAGGCCAAGGCGCGGTGGTGCGGACGTTGAGCGGGGTCGATGTCGCGCCGATCCCGGGACGCGCCGGGTGGCTGGTACGCACCGCGCTCCAGGACCGGCTCCGCGCCGCCGGTGACGCCGCGCCGCGCTATCGCCTGCAGATCGTGCTGGACGATGAGATTACCGGCTACGGCATCCGCGCCGACAATGCCACGACGCGCGAGCGGCGGACCTTGCGGGCGCGCTACCAGCTCGTCGACGCCGCGCTCGGCACCGTGCTGCTCGATGCGACGGCGGGGTCGGATGCGGGCATCGACGTGGTGAGTTCCGAATATGCGACGGTCGCCGCCGAGGAAACCGCGCTCGAGCGCCTGTCGGCGGAGCTCGCCGACCAGATCGTGGCGCGTGTCGCGCTCTACGCCGCGCGCGAAAATCCGTGA
- the holA gene encoding DNA polymerase III subunit delta: protein MKANRGQVEKALRAPGPDTRFILLHGPDDAGSRALAKLLGQALGGDAERIDLSGAELKADPARLADEAASISMFGGARYIEVDPAGDECAAAVEALIEAPAAGNPVLLLGGALKGTSRLLKLALAAPNALAFASYAPEGRDAGRVAMDLAREQGLTLRPDVAQRIADITGGNRALIDQEMRKYALYADAEPDRPQAIDHDVIDAVGAASDEGDLSRIVDAVAGGDPALLKIELARLATENVEGIALLRAVLRRFTLLARMRASVEGGNSLDAVMTSEGKALFWKEKPAVQQQLGRWRGALLARALERLLDAERLVKSSGGPGPIAAEETLFAIARQAARLR from the coding sequence GTGAAGGCCAATCGCGGGCAGGTCGAAAAGGCGCTGCGGGCGCCAGGGCCGGATACTCGCTTCATCCTGCTCCACGGTCCCGACGATGCGGGATCGCGCGCGCTTGCCAAGCTCCTCGGCCAGGCGCTGGGCGGCGATGCCGAGCGGATCGACCTCAGCGGCGCGGAGCTTAAGGCCGATCCTGCGCGGCTGGCCGATGAGGCGGCGTCCATCTCCATGTTCGGCGGCGCGCGCTATATCGAGGTCGATCCGGCGGGCGACGAATGCGCCGCGGCGGTGGAAGCGCTGATCGAAGCCCCGGCGGCGGGCAATCCCGTCCTGCTGCTCGGCGGCGCGCTCAAGGGAACGTCGCGCCTGCTGAAACTCGCGCTCGCCGCGCCCAATGCCCTCGCCTTCGCCAGCTATGCGCCGGAGGGACGCGATGCGGGCCGGGTCGCGATGGATCTGGCGCGGGAACAGGGCCTGACCTTGCGTCCCGACGTCGCCCAGCGCATCGCCGACATCACCGGCGGCAACCGGGCGCTGATCGATCAGGAAATGCGCAAATATGCGCTCTATGCCGATGCCGAACCGGATCGGCCGCAGGCAATCGACCATGACGTGATCGATGCCGTCGGCGCGGCCAGCGACGAGGGCGATTTGTCGCGGATCGTCGATGCGGTCGCTGGCGGCGACCCGGCCCTGCTGAAAATCGAGCTGGCGCGTTTGGCGACCGAGAATGTGGAGGGCATCGCCCTGCTGCGCGCGGTGCTGCGCCGCTTCACCCTGCTCGCCCGGATGCGGGCATCGGTCGAGGGAGGAAACAGCCTCGATGCCGTCATGACGTCAGAAGGCAAGGCGTTGTTCTGGAAAGAAAAGCCCGCCGTTCAGCAGCAGCTTGGCCGGTGGCGGGGCGCATTGCTTGCCCGCGCCCTGGAGCGGCTTCTCGATGCCGAACGGCTGGTCAAAAGTTCAGGAGGCCCCGGCCCCATCGCGGCCGAGGAAACCTTGTTCGCGATCGCGCGCCAGGCAGCGCGCCTGCGCTGA
- a CDS encoding ParB/RepB/Spo0J family partition protein, whose translation MSEIPMRKRAPGLGRGLSALLGESAPSEERPGAGKGVQLVPVASIAPNPDQPRRHFDEAALNELAESIRARGVLQPLVVRPHGGRYQIVAGERRWRAAQRAQLHEVPVVVREFDDPNTLEVALIENIQRQDLNAVEEAEAYQRLIADFGHTQDALGKIVHKSRSHVANLLRLLDLPASVRAKVASGEISMGHARALVSAPDAEQLADDIVARGLSVRDVEKLVRDAKPRKAAGDRVPSGGGAKDADLAALERQLGDMLGLKVAIGYQDGAGGTVTLTYSTLDQLDMICQRLSNERI comes from the coding sequence ATGAGCGAAATTCCGATGAGAAAGCGCGCGCCGGGATTGGGCCGCGGCCTGTCCGCCCTGCTGGGCGAAAGCGCCCCCTCCGAAGAACGCCCCGGCGCCGGCAAGGGCGTTCAACTCGTGCCCGTAGCGAGCATCGCTCCCAATCCCGATCAGCCGCGCCGCCATTTCGACGAAGCCGCTCTGAACGAACTCGCCGAGTCGATCCGTGCGCGCGGCGTGCTCCAGCCGCTCGTCGTCCGTCCCCATGGCGGCCGGTATCAAATCGTTGCGGGCGAGCGGCGTTGGCGGGCGGCACAGCGTGCCCAGCTTCACGAAGTGCCGGTCGTCGTCCGCGAGTTCGACGATCCCAACACGCTTGAAGTCGCGCTGATCGAAAACATCCAGCGCCAGGATCTGAATGCGGTCGAGGAAGCGGAAGCCTATCAGCGCCTCATCGCCGATTTCGGGCACACCCAGGACGCGCTGGGCAAGATCGTCCACAAATCGCGCAGCCACGTCGCCAATCTCCTCCGCCTGCTCGACCTGCCGGCGTCGGTCCGCGCCAAGGTGGCGTCGGGCGAGATCAGCATGGGCCATGCCCGCGCGCTCGTTTCTGCGCCCGATGCCGAGCAGCTGGCGGATGATATCGTCGCGCGCGGCTTGTCGGTGCGCGACGTCGAGAAATTGGTCCGCGATGCGAAGCCGCGCAAGGCGGCGGGAGACCGGGTGCCGTCCGGGGGCGGCGCCAAGGATGCGGACCTTGCGGCGCTCGAGCGCCAGCTTGGCGACATGCTCGGCCTCAAGGTAGCAATCGGCTATCAGGACGGCGCGGGCGGCACGGTGACCCTCACTTATTCGACGCTCGATCAGCTCGACATGATCTGCCAGCGCCTCAGCAACGAACGGATATAA
- a CDS encoding ParA family protein — protein MIKLAVANQKGGVGKTTTTINIATALAATGWKVLVVDLDPQGNASTGLGVDHSQRESSSYDLLLGNGGLEDVAVATIVPNLHVVPATVNLSGAEVELVGEPDRTHRLDAALNASGAARWDICLIDCPPSLGLLTVNALVAAESIFVPLQAEFFALEGLSQLLRTIELVRDRFNPGLSVVGVALTMFDRRNNLSGQVADDVRAVLGKTVFDTVIPRNVRLSEAPSHGIPALIYDMRCPGSEAYMSLARELIARLPEKAEAA, from the coding sequence ATGATCAAGCTCGCGGTCGCCAACCAGAAAGGCGGGGTGGGGAAGACCACCACGACAATCAACATAGCCACCGCGCTCGCCGCGACCGGCTGGAAGGTTTTGGTCGTCGATCTCGATCCGCAGGGCAACGCGTCGACGGGCCTCGGAGTCGATCATTCCCAACGCGAATCGTCCAGTTACGATCTCCTCCTCGGCAATGGCGGATTGGAGGACGTCGCGGTCGCCACCATCGTTCCCAACCTTCATGTCGTTCCCGCGACCGTGAACCTCTCCGGCGCCGAGGTCGAGCTGGTGGGCGAGCCCGACCGCACCCATCGATTGGACGCCGCGCTGAACGCGTCCGGCGCGGCCCGCTGGGACATTTGCCTGATCGATTGCCCGCCCTCGCTCGGTCTTCTCACCGTCAACGCGCTGGTCGCCGCGGAGTCGATTTTCGTACCGTTGCAGGCGGAATTTTTCGCTTTGGAAGGCCTAAGCCAGCTGCTCCGTACAATCGAGCTCGTCCGCGACCGCTTCAATCCGGGGCTTTCCGTGGTCGGCGTTGCCCTCACCATGTTCGATCGCCGCAACAATTTGTCCGGCCAAGTGGCCGACGATGTCCGCGCCGTGCTCGGCAAAACCGTGTTCGATACGGTTATTCCGCGAAATGTCCGCCTGTCCGAGGCGCCTAGCCATGGCATACCGGCGCTCATCTACGACATGCGTTGTCCGGGGTCCGAAGCCTATATGTCCCTCGCGCGGGAATTGATCGCCCGCTTGCCGGAGAAAGCAGAAGCCGCATGA